From the genome of Maridesulfovibrio ferrireducens, one region includes:
- a CDS encoding chemotaxis protein CheX — translation MNVELAKPFIKATIDILSMMAMVTPKAGKPFVKKGNIASGDVTGVVGFTGNVNGSISISFEKKCAVQIVKNMLGDDIQDLMQDVKDAVGEITNMVSGQARAGLTEQGYKLQGSTPTVIIGDNHTITHVTSSAVMAIPFTTDNGKFTIEFCFE, via the coding sequence ATGAACGTTGAGCTGGCAAAGCCCTTCATAAAAGCAACCATAGATATTCTCTCTATGATGGCTATGGTCACCCCAAAGGCCGGAAAACCCTTTGTTAAAAAAGGAAACATTGCTTCTGGAGACGTGACTGGAGTTGTTGGATTTACAGGGAATGTAAACGGAAGCATCTCTATCTCATTCGAAAAAAAATGTGCAGTTCAGATAGTAAAAAACATGCTTGGAGACGATATTCAAGATCTCATGCAGGATGTCAAAGACGCTGTGGGTGAAATAACCAACATGGTTTCAGGGCAGGCAAGAGCTGGTTTAACCGAACAAGGCTACAAACTTCAGGGTTCAACCCCAACCGTTATCATAGGTGACAATCATACTATCACACATGTAACATCCTCAGCTGTTATGGCTATCCCCTTCACAACCGATAACGGCAAATTCACAATTGAATTCTGCTTTGAATAG
- a CDS encoding glutamine--tRNA ligase/YqeY domain fusion protein: MSDNITESTGPKNFIAAIIEKDNETGKYDGRVATRFPPEPNGYLHIGHAKSICLNFGLAKDFGGTCNLRFDDTNPAKEEVEYVESIQEDVRWLGFDWEDRLYYSSDYFEQLYDFAVQLIKDGKAYVDSLSAEETREYRGTLTEPGKDSPYRTRSIDENLDLFERMKNGEFANGEHLLRAKIDMASPNMIMRDPALYRIRKVDHHRTGDKWCIYPMYDFTHCISDSIEKITHSVCTLEFENNRPLYDWVLENLGIYRPQQIEFARLNLSYTVMSKRRLIQLVEEGYVSGWDDPRMSTISGMRRRGYSPVAIRNFCERIGVAKATNMVDFALLEFSVREDLNAHSSRYMGVINPLKVVIENYPEDKTEEFEFQNNPEDPEAGTRMVPFSKVLYIERDDFMEDAPKKFFRLAPGREVRLRYAYYVKCTDVIKDENGEVVELRCTYDPDTRGGWSKDGRKVKGTLHWVSVAHAKEVEVRLYEHLFTKENPMDNKDGSDFKDHINPDSLKVLPKCYVEPILGEVEPGFRCQFERVGYFCVDKDSTPEKPVFNRTSTLRDTWKKIEKKQGGK, encoded by the coding sequence ATGTCAGATAATATTACCGAGTCCACAGGTCCGAAAAACTTCATTGCAGCTATTATTGAGAAGGATAATGAAACTGGAAAGTATGACGGAAGAGTTGCGACTCGTTTTCCACCTGAGCCGAATGGATATCTTCATATCGGGCATGCTAAATCTATCTGCCTGAATTTCGGACTGGCCAAGGATTTTGGCGGAACATGCAATCTCCGGTTCGACGACACTAACCCGGCAAAAGAAGAAGTCGAGTATGTAGAGTCAATTCAGGAAGATGTCCGCTGGCTGGGGTTTGATTGGGAAGATCGGCTTTATTATTCGTCAGATTATTTTGAGCAGTTGTATGACTTTGCAGTGCAGCTGATTAAAGACGGCAAGGCATATGTAGACAGTCTCAGTGCGGAAGAAACCCGTGAATATCGCGGAACTCTGACTGAACCGGGCAAGGACAGTCCATACCGTACACGGTCGATCGATGAGAATCTGGATCTTTTTGAACGGATGAAAAATGGTGAATTTGCAAATGGTGAACATTTGCTTCGCGCAAAAATCGACATGGCTTCACCTAATATGATAATGCGTGATCCTGCTTTATACAGAATCAGAAAGGTGGATCATCATCGCACCGGTGATAAATGGTGCATCTATCCCATGTATGATTTTACGCATTGTATTTCTGATTCAATTGAGAAGATTACCCATTCTGTCTGTACACTGGAATTTGAAAATAATCGTCCTTTATATGATTGGGTCCTTGAGAATCTCGGCATATACAGACCTCAGCAGATTGAATTTGCAAGGCTGAACCTCAGCTATACTGTAATGAGTAAGCGCCGTTTGATTCAGCTTGTTGAAGAAGGATATGTTTCCGGCTGGGATGATCCGAGAATGTCTACTATTTCCGGTATGAGAAGGCGCGGATATTCTCCGGTTGCTATTCGTAATTTTTGCGAACGTATCGGTGTAGCGAAGGCAACCAATATGGTTGATTTTGCTCTTCTCGAGTTTTCTGTCCGTGAAGATCTTAATGCTCATTCTTCGCGTTATATGGGAGTTATCAATCCTCTTAAAGTGGTTATTGAAAACTATCCTGAAGATAAAACCGAAGAGTTTGAATTTCAGAATAATCCTGAAGATCCGGAAGCCGGAACACGTATGGTTCCTTTCTCTAAAGTTCTTTATATTGAACGTGATGATTTCATGGAAGATGCTCCGAAAAAGTTTTTCAGGCTTGCTCCGGGGCGTGAAGTTCGTCTCCGCTATGCCTACTATGTAAAGTGCACTGATGTTATAAAGGATGAAAACGGCGAAGTTGTTGAACTGCGTTGTACTTATGATCCTGACACTCGGGGCGGCTGGTCCAAAGACGGCAGAAAAGTAAAAGGAACTTTGCATTGGGTTTCTGTAGCTCATGCAAAAGAAGTTGAAGTGCGTTTATATGAACATCTGTTTACCAAAGAAAATCCGATGGATAATAAAGATGGATCTGATTTCAAAGATCATATTAATCCGGATTCTCTTAAAGTTTTGCCTAAATGTTATGTTGAACCAATTTTGGGCGAGGTTGAGCCTGGATTCAGATGTCAGTTCGAAAGGGTTGGTTATTTTTGTGTAGATAAAGACTCCACTCCTGAAAAGCCTGTTTTTAACAGGACCTCTACTCTTAGAGATACTTGGAAAAAAATAGAAAAAAAGCAGGGCGGCAAATAA
- the hydF gene encoding [FeFe] hydrogenase H-cluster maturation GTPase HydF encodes MSPEIDNGSRLAIAIAGRSNAGKSSIIRALSGVEGDEVLPVAQEDEMYPLTRTEISPLGPVTIYDTDAHVPGDDKTILIKKALYSVDVAVVVTDESGIADEERELTTLLLERRIPCVMVFNKADIRRPSLADMEFCGSRGIRFVATSTVDGRGIERLKKSIMALAPEENLLDPVLARDLIGKGDYVICAISDDPVSPKGRLGLPKSQVLREILDVGGIAVLVKEGELFQTISGQKRRPALVIADSQAVKKVMDIIPADVLLTTFPILFARHKGNLEQLVQGANAIDQLKDGDRILIVEACPHHPKAEDFSKEMIPDRIAGYSGKKVTFELKTGCGLPLDLSRYQLVVHCGACMTERVDMLRRIRDCERQQVPITNYGLAAAKVDGTLKRLVEPFFKDEAEEKDVISGKINVFRGSNSRAMHLVVPAEIYPEKAVPFNLMYLFGDIDVTKKHIGFSSLPFARGGQQKIRKFVEKHGYCFYKWPGRVLGPDLGGMLEPDEDSSK; translated from the coding sequence ATGAGTCCTGAAATTGATAACGGTTCCAGACTTGCTATTGCAATTGCCGGACGGAGTAATGCAGGCAAGTCTTCAATTATCCGGGCCCTTTCGGGGGTTGAAGGGGATGAAGTTCTCCCCGTTGCTCAAGAGGATGAAATGTATCCTCTGACCAGAACTGAGATTTCTCCGTTAGGACCGGTAACGATTTATGATACCGATGCTCATGTTCCTGGCGATGACAAAACAATATTGATTAAAAAGGCTTTATATAGTGTAGATGTCGCCGTAGTCGTTACGGATGAATCCGGCATTGCTGATGAAGAGCGGGAACTTACGACCCTTTTGCTTGAAAGAAGAATTCCTTGTGTCATGGTTTTTAATAAGGCTGACATAAGGCGGCCTAGCCTTGCTGATATGGAGTTTTGCGGATCAAGAGGGATCAGGTTCGTTGCCACGTCAACAGTAGACGGGCGGGGGATTGAGCGGCTTAAAAAGTCGATAATGGCTTTGGCTCCTGAAGAAAATTTATTGGACCCGGTTCTTGCCCGTGACCTGATAGGCAAGGGCGATTACGTGATTTGTGCTATTTCAGATGACCCGGTTTCGCCTAAGGGAAGGCTCGGACTGCCAAAATCGCAGGTCTTGCGGGAAATACTTGATGTCGGGGGAATTGCTGTTCTTGTTAAGGAAGGAGAGCTTTTTCAAACTATTTCCGGACAGAAAAGACGACCTGCATTGGTTATTGCTGATTCGCAAGCAGTGAAAAAAGTTATGGATATTATTCCTGCGGATGTTCTTTTAACCACTTTCCCTATTTTATTTGCCCGCCATAAGGGGAACCTTGAGCAACTTGTTCAGGGCGCAAATGCTATTGACCAGCTTAAAGACGGTGACAGGATTTTAATCGTTGAAGCCTGTCCGCATCATCCAAAGGCTGAAGATTTTAGCAAAGAGATGATTCCTGATCGTATTGCAGGATATTCCGGTAAGAAAGTAACTTTTGAATTAAAAACAGGGTGCGGTCTTCCGCTTGATCTTTCCCGTTATCAGTTGGTTGTTCATTGTGGTGCCTGTATGACAGAACGGGTTGATATGCTTAGGCGTATACGTGATTGTGAAAGACAGCAGGTGCCTATCACTAATTACGGGCTGGCTGCTGCGAAGGTTGACGGCACGTTGAAAAGATTGGTTGAGCCTTTCTTTAAAGATGAAGCTGAAGAGAAGGATGTCATAAGCGGGAAAATTAATGTTTTCAGAGGAAGCAATTCACGGGCAATGCATTTGGTGGTTCCTGCTGAGATTTATCCTGAAAAAGCTGTCCCTTTTAATTTAATGTATCTTTTCGGTGATATTGATGTAACCAAAAAGCATATTGGATTTTCATCTCTTCCCTTTGCACGTGGTGGACAGCAGAAGATTCGTAAATTTGTTGAAAAGCATGGGTATTGTTTTTATAAGTGGCCTGGAAGAGTGTTGGGACCTGATCTGGGAGGGATGCTTGAGCCTGATGAAGATAGCTCTAAATAG
- a CDS encoding bile acid:sodium symporter family protein gives MINSICRLIERHFLLLAIALSAAAYIEPTLFTWLKPHIALCLGIIMFGMGLTLEVKDFASAIRNYKAVGLGVALQYAVMPILAVTLSSLLGLPQEAVIGMVVVGACPGGTASNVIAHLAKANVALSVTMTLISTCLSPILTPAIIYLVLNQQIEIPFLPMVESVFWIVVFPLVDGLIFRKLFRKKIDPIIHIFPSLSILVIALLIACIIGLNHDMLATFPVLVFVAVVLHNLGGLAAGYWGGRITGLSHKDSLTLAIEVGMQNSGLGVALATKYFGAASALPGALFSLWHNISGVYLANRNRKVSDK, from the coding sequence ATGATTAATTCCATTTGCAGGCTTATTGAGCGTCATTTTTTGTTACTAGCGATAGCTCTCAGTGCTGCCGCATATATCGAACCAACATTGTTTACATGGTTGAAGCCGCATATTGCTTTATGTCTCGGCATTATTATGTTCGGCATGGGACTTACTCTGGAAGTTAAAGATTTTGCTTCCGCCATCAGGAATTATAAGGCTGTGGGGCTTGGAGTTGCTTTGCAGTATGCGGTTATGCCTATACTGGCGGTTACTTTATCGTCTCTGTTGGGGTTGCCGCAAGAGGCGGTGATCGGAATGGTCGTGGTGGGGGCTTGTCCCGGTGGAACGGCTTCTAATGTTATAGCACATCTTGCTAAAGCCAATGTTGCTCTTTCCGTAACCATGACCTTGATTTCAACCTGTCTGTCACCAATTCTCACTCCCGCGATTATTTATCTTGTGTTGAACCAACAGATTGAAATTCCCTTTTTACCAATGGTTGAATCGGTATTCTGGATTGTGGTTTTTCCGCTTGTTGACGGACTTATATTCAGAAAACTTTTCCGCAAAAAAATTGATCCGATTATACATATATTCCCGAGTCTCTCCATTTTGGTTATAGCTTTGCTGATTGCCTGTATTATCGGGCTTAATCATGACATGCTGGCAACTTTCCCCGTGTTGGTTTTTGTTGCCGTTGTGCTTCATAATCTTGGGGGGCTTGCTGCTGGTTACTGGGGGGGCAGGATTACGGGGTTGTCACATAAAGACAGTCTTACTCTTGCCATCGAAGTGGGGATGCAGAATTCCGGCCTTGGGGTTGCTTTGGCTACGAAATATTTTGGCGCTGCCAGTGCTTTGCCCGGAGCTCTTTTCAGCTTGTGGCATAATATTTCAGGGGTTTATCTGGCAAATAGAAACCGAAAGGTATCAGACAAGTAA
- a CDS encoding BMP family ABC transporter substrate-binding protein — protein sequence MNWAIKICFFFVVFGAIVFFSPLSETCFADSTVIGFIADGSALDDDSYNCMTVVGLRRLQSDYDVKVQVRCGGFTAQSFAKGLNSLLDKEIKIIVINASTHRDLIVATVKTHSDVTFILNGVAVTGYPNVSSLHFGQRMGSCLVGALCGWQSKTGKIGFIGGNESPVILEFLCGFKKGVKLAGEKVDVDVKFVRKGLSVTGFEDPHHGNELAKAMYASGVDIIYSVAGLSGNGIIYAAQESGNYVVGVDSNQDYMAKGNVLTSMMKLLDVAVYQEVVSVLKGKFTSGVKEYDLLNGGVALTDMKFSRHLISKKIRDKLKIMEQQLISEKIFFDCSGI from the coding sequence ATGAATTGGGCTATAAAAATTTGTTTTTTCTTTGTTGTATTTGGGGCGATAGTCTTTTTCAGCCCCCTTTCAGAGACTTGTTTTGCCGATTCAACTGTAATTGGTTTTATTGCGGACGGGTCAGCCTTGGACGATGATTCTTATAACTGTATGACTGTTGTCGGTTTAAGACGTTTGCAAAGTGATTATGACGTTAAAGTTCAAGTTCGCTGCGGAGGGTTTACTGCGCAATCCTTTGCAAAGGGGCTTAATTCATTACTTGATAAAGAAATAAAAATAATCGTTATTAATGCTTCAACTCATCGTGATCTTATTGTTGCAACAGTGAAGACTCACTCGGATGTCACTTTTATTTTGAATGGGGTGGCTGTTACCGGTTATCCCAATGTTTCTTCTCTTCATTTTGGACAGAGAATGGGGTCGTGTCTGGTTGGCGCCCTTTGTGGGTGGCAAAGCAAAACTGGAAAAATTGGTTTTATAGGTGGTAACGAGAGCCCTGTCATATTGGAATTTTTGTGTGGCTTTAAGAAGGGCGTGAAGCTTGCCGGTGAAAAAGTTGATGTGGATGTCAAATTTGTTAGAAAAGGTCTTTCGGTAACTGGTTTTGAAGACCCCCATCACGGAAATGAATTAGCTAAAGCTATGTACGCTTCAGGTGTGGACATTATTTATTCGGTAGCCGGGCTTTCGGGTAACGGAATTATTTATGCTGCACAGGAATCTGGAAACTATGTGGTTGGTGTTGATTCCAATCAAGATTACATGGCGAAAGGTAATGTTCTTACAAGTATGATGAAGCTTCTTGATGTAGCTGTTTATCAAGAAGTTGTATCTGTTTTGAAGGGAAAATTTACTTCAGGTGTGAAAGAATATGATCTGTTAAACGGCGGCGTAGCTCTTACAGATATGAAGTTCAGTAGGCATCTGATCTCAAAAAAGATTAGAGATAAGCTTAAAATCATGGAACAGCAGTTAATATCTGAAAAGATCTTTTTTGACTGCTCGGGAATATAA
- a CDS encoding DUF2156 domain-containing protein encodes MSYSTLQPGMNYAIWESIGYVAWVNIRTIFSPTSHAILLSNPIAHPSVQSILIDSLQKSFEKLTLIQIDEALAETLYRQGYKIYQLGIESEFNIQSFSLEGRKKASLRHWRNKALKAGVEIEEKKLSEMNKIEVNTLCQEWLKRRGGKELSFLTRPMPDKDEIDGRFFWARQKNRLTGFAGFDPIYSKGNITGYYHNFDRICADAVNGTSVMTVLEAVVKFREEDKKILSLGLSPLAEIKTGYNLTNPLKIIAETIFKYGEPLYPFKGNAQHKAKYSGETKKTFVASNAKWYDTMIAAASACGLELKPYK; translated from the coding sequence ATGTCATACTCCACCCTGCAACCAGGAATGAACTACGCTATTTGGGAATCCATTGGCTATGTTGCCTGGGTTAATATCCGAACGATATTCTCGCCAACAAGTCACGCAATCCTGCTTTCTAATCCAATTGCCCACCCGTCGGTACAAAGTATACTTATTGACTCGCTACAAAAGTCTTTTGAAAAACTGACTTTGATTCAGATTGATGAGGCTTTGGCAGAAACTCTTTATCGACAGGGATACAAAATTTATCAGTTGGGAATTGAAAGCGAATTTAATATCCAATCATTTTCTCTTGAAGGACGAAAGAAAGCTTCGCTAAGACACTGGCGCAATAAGGCTTTAAAAGCCGGAGTAGAAATCGAGGAAAAAAAACTGTCGGAAATGAACAAAATCGAAGTGAATACTCTCTGCCAAGAGTGGCTAAAAAGAAGAGGTGGAAAAGAACTGTCATTCCTGACTCGTCCAATGCCTGACAAAGATGAAATTGATGGACGTTTCTTCTGGGCAAGACAAAAAAACAGATTAACAGGATTTGCTGGGTTTGACCCTATATACTCAAAAGGGAATATCACTGGTTACTATCACAATTTCGACCGCATTTGCGCAGATGCAGTCAATGGAACCTCGGTCATGACTGTATTGGAGGCTGTCGTAAAATTCCGGGAAGAAGACAAAAAAATATTGAGTTTAGGACTGTCTCCGCTTGCAGAAATAAAAACAGGATACAACCTGACTAATCCTTTAAAAATAATAGCAGAAACTATTTTCAAATACGGAGAGCCGCTTTACCCCTTTAAGGGAAATGCTCAGCACAAAGCAAAATATTCAGGAGAAACCAAAAAGACTTTTGTTGCTAGCAATGCCAAATGGTATGACACAATGATTGCGGCAGCAAGTGCCTGCGGATTGGAACTTAAACCCTACAAGTAA
- a CDS encoding L-serine ammonia-lyase produces MTAITTSVFELFKIGPGPSSSHTIGPMKAGYNFNESVKEIQFKKDPTSIEVRLYGSLSATGKGHGTDRAVIAGLLGNSPDTVDCDFLDSLADGIEHQFESGKISLPLSIKNVIFAEVKNDFPYSNTLLICLKNGDEILFEQEYYSIGGGFIKWKGQKPALTRAPIYKYGNMEELKEILTETEKRLHEVILENEKAITETSEEDVIAKLDNILDIMKKAVNKGLAATGVLPGTLGLHRKAKTLITSTPKGYEDPSNFLIRLNAYAFAASEENAAGHIVVTAPTSGSAGVIPAVVYALEEDAGVSRNMVRRGMLAAAAVGFIAKHNASIAGAEVGCQGEIGVASSMAAALITYAAGFKFWRTENAAETALEHHLGMTCDPVGGYVQIPCIERNAMGAVKAYNAFLIATVENRKFHKVTLDETIAAMAQTGKDMSSKYKETSEAGLAVSVPNC; encoded by the coding sequence ATGACCGCTATCACGACTTCTGTTTTTGAACTTTTTAAAATCGGCCCGGGACCTTCAAGCTCACACACAATCGGACCCATGAAAGCGGGATATAACTTCAACGAATCAGTTAAAGAAATTCAATTCAAAAAAGACCCGACTTCAATAGAAGTAAGACTTTACGGCAGCTTAAGCGCAACAGGTAAAGGTCATGGAACTGATAGAGCCGTAATTGCTGGACTGCTTGGAAACTCGCCGGACACAGTCGATTGCGACTTTCTGGACAGCCTTGCCGACGGCATTGAACACCAATTTGAAAGTGGAAAAATTTCTCTGCCGCTCTCTATAAAAAATGTTATCTTTGCCGAAGTTAAAAACGACTTTCCCTACAGTAATACTCTGCTAATATGTCTTAAAAACGGAGATGAAATTCTTTTTGAACAGGAGTATTATTCTATCGGTGGTGGTTTTATTAAATGGAAAGGTCAAAAACCTGCTCTTACACGGGCCCCTATCTATAAATACGGCAATATGGAGGAATTGAAAGAAATTCTTACAGAGACAGAAAAGCGTCTCCATGAAGTTATCCTGGAAAATGAAAAAGCCATTACCGAAACTTCTGAAGAAGACGTAATAGCAAAGCTCGATAACATTTTGGATATCATGAAAAAAGCTGTAAACAAAGGGCTGGCCGCAACAGGAGTTCTTCCCGGGACATTAGGACTGCACAGAAAGGCGAAAACGCTCATCACCTCCACCCCAAAAGGGTATGAAGATCCATCTAACTTTTTGATCAGGTTAAACGCTTATGCCTTTGCTGCTTCCGAAGAAAATGCGGCAGGACATATTGTCGTAACAGCACCGACCTCTGGTTCAGCAGGGGTTATCCCAGCTGTAGTTTACGCCCTTGAAGAAGACGCAGGGGTAAGCCGCAACATGGTTCGCAGAGGAATGCTCGCCGCGGCAGCTGTGGGTTTTATTGCCAAACATAACGCGAGCATCGCCGGAGCTGAGGTTGGATGTCAGGGCGAAATCGGAGTTGCATCTTCAATGGCGGCAGCTCTTATCACCTACGCCGCTGGATTCAAATTCTGGCGCACGGAGAATGCTGCTGAAACAGCTTTGGAGCACCACCTTGGAATGACTTGTGATCCTGTAGGCGGATACGTGCAAATCCCATGTATTGAAAGAAATGCCATGGGAGCTGTGAAAGCTTATAACGCATTCCTGATCGCGACCGTTGAAAACAGAAAATTCCACAAAGTTACTCTGGATGAAACAATTGCCGCCATGGCCCAAACCGGCAAAGATATGAGCAGTAAATACAAAGAAACTTCAGAAGCAGGTTTAGCTGTATCCGTCCCGAATTGCTAA
- a CDS encoding response regulator gives MFKFSKIRYGITLGVLLIMTAVLVPLGYFAATRHHESSVQALYSRGEGIVSFVAFASSEAIFKFKFYRLDELTRGVCIAPEVDYCAIYQPDGSVYSEYGNISSESVDNILNVEKRILKDGELLGFVRVGMLTDSVDESFSVAIRNLVLIFLGVLVVAGLSINFFLGRFFISPIIKLSEQAVNIGQNRFEKLDGMNRTDEIGSLALALNTASDKFYQLNFELEEMVVERTRELCDANIKLSEENKERVRVQNNLTSVLDELSFAVQELEKAKEKAETASRFKSEFLAMISHEIRTPMNAILGMGDLLIETGLDSEQMGYVEIFRGSGELLLKIINDILDFVQIESGQIDLVPVPFNPSRDVQSVCKSVAHSAHARDIEIICDVDINVPVQVIGDPVRVRQILMNIVSNAVKFTSSGEVEVRLSLQESSEDHDQLLFTIRDTGIGISEGKLSNIFDSFVQVDGSTRREYGGTGLGLAIASRLAGLMDGKIWFESERGKGSVFYFSIPFRKSVYEPDIGVVDFSGTKALLVDDNNTVREVLARRLQALGVSATVSINAAEGLDYLKGAKDRNESYNLLLIDSEMPDMSGVDFLSEAQQQGWLQGLVAIMFSAGCTEHDRYEARAKGADYILIKPVFDVDLVHCLSGTIPDTICPVLKVLLVEDNEDHRNILEVYIKDTGMEVTSATDGLRAVQLFAANQYDLVFMDVDIPVLSGIKAALKMREIEAVEGRARAEIVALAAHVLGNSQSESFNAGCDGFISKPIRRETIRSVVMAVAEGGKLPKEVKVSE, from the coding sequence ATGTTTAAATTTTCTAAAATAAGATATGGGATAACCCTCGGCGTGTTGTTGATAATGACTGCGGTTTTAGTCCCTTTAGGCTATTTTGCAGCAACTCGGCATCATGAATCTTCCGTTCAGGCCCTTTATTCACGGGGTGAGGGAATAGTTTCCTTTGTGGCTTTTGCAAGCAGTGAAGCCATTTTTAAATTTAAATTTTACCGATTGGATGAATTGACGCGAGGGGTTTGCATCGCTCCGGAAGTTGATTATTGCGCTATTTATCAACCTGACGGCTCTGTATATAGTGAGTACGGAAATATTTCTTCCGAATCTGTCGACAATATTTTGAATGTTGAAAAACGCATTTTAAAAGATGGAGAATTGCTCGGATTTGTTCGTGTTGGAATGCTTACAGATTCAGTAGATGAAAGCTTTAGCGTAGCCATACGTAATCTAGTTTTAATTTTTTTGGGTGTCCTAGTTGTTGCGGGACTGAGTATAAATTTTTTTCTGGGTAGATTTTTTATTTCTCCGATAATCAAATTGTCCGAACAGGCTGTCAACATCGGCCAGAACAGGTTTGAAAAGCTTGACGGTATGAACCGGACAGATGAAATTGGTTCTCTTGCTTTAGCCCTTAATACTGCGAGTGATAAGTTCTATCAGCTTAATTTTGAATTGGAAGAGATGGTAGTTGAGCGAACGAGAGAGCTTTGTGATGCAAATATTAAGCTAAGTGAGGAGAATAAGGAGCGTGTACGGGTTCAGAATAATTTAACCTCAGTTCTTGATGAACTTTCTTTTGCAGTTCAGGAGCTTGAGAAGGCAAAAGAAAAAGCTGAAACGGCCAGTCGCTTTAAAAGTGAATTTCTTGCCATGATCAGTCATGAAATAAGAACCCCTATGAATGCTATTCTCGGAATGGGTGACTTGCTTATTGAGACAGGTCTTGATTCTGAGCAGATGGGATATGTTGAAATTTTTAGAGGTTCAGGGGAACTCTTACTTAAAATTATCAATGATATTTTAGACTTTGTTCAAATTGAGTCCGGTCAGATAGATCTTGTTCCTGTCCCTTTCAATCCTTCGCGTGATGTTCAGAGCGTGTGCAAAAGCGTTGCTCATTCCGCTCATGCTCGTGATATTGAGATTATTTGTGACGTTGATATTAATGTTCCTGTTCAGGTAATCGGAGATCCCGTGAGAGTACGGCAGATTCTGATGAATATTGTATCTAATGCCGTTAAATTTACTTCCAGCGGGGAAGTTGAAGTTCGGCTCAGTCTTCAAGAGTCAAGTGAAGATCATGATCAGCTTTTATTTACAATCCGGGATACCGGAATAGGTATTTCTGAAGGTAAACTCAGTAATATTTTTGATAGTTTCGTTCAGGTGGACGGTTCAACTCGTCGTGAGTACGGTGGAACCGGGCTTGGACTTGCTATTGCTTCTCGTCTGGCGGGACTGATGGATGGCAAAATCTGGTTTGAAAGTGAGCGGGGGAAAGGAAGCGTTTTTTATTTTTCAATTCCGTTCAGGAAGTCTGTTTATGAACCTGATATAGGCGTGGTTGATTTTTCAGGAACTAAGGCTTTACTGGTTGATGATAATAATACGGTCCGGGAAGTTCTTGCCCGCAGGCTGCAGGCTCTTGGAGTTTCAGCAACTGTTTCAATAAATGCTGCAGAAGGGCTGGATTATCTGAAGGGAGCTAAGGATCGTAATGAATCATATAATTTACTTCTTATTGATAGTGAAATGCCGGATATGTCAGGAGTGGATTTTCTTTCCGAGGCTCAGCAGCAAGGATGGCTTCAAGGTCTTGTTGCTATAATGTTTTCCGCAGGTTGCACAGAACATGATCGTTACGAAGCCAGAGCAAAGGGTGCTGATTATATTTTGATTAAGCCTGTTTTTGATGTTGATCTTGTCCATTGTCTTTCTGGAACGATTCCGGATACGATTTGTCCCGTTTTGAAAGTTCTTTTGGTAGAGGATAACGAAGATCATCGTAATATTCTGGAAGTTTATATAAAAGACACCGGAATGGAAGTGACTTCTGCTACAGATGGACTTAGAGCTGTTCAGTTGTTTGCGGCTAATCAATATGATCTTGTTTTTATGGATGTGGATATTCCCGTGCTGAGTGGTATTAAAGCCGCATTAAAGATGCGCGAAATTGAGGCCGTAGAAGGTAGAGCCCGGGCTGAAATTGTCGCGCTGGCAGCACATGTTTTGGGAAATTCACAATCTGAGAGCTTTAATGCCGGGTGTGATGGATTTATTTCTAAGCCGATAAGGCGGGAGACTATCCGTTCTGTTGTGATGGCTGTTGCAGAAGGTGGAAAACTCCCGAAAGAAGTTAAAGTTTCAGAGTAG
- a CDS encoding Hpt domain-containing protein — translation MQKKIFTIDESVRSLIPHFVIHQYAELELMEKNLENGNMEEVSRLGHSLKGAAANFNLEPLRKLGVAIQDVAKMGMNDALAPLLARYRLYLEELKSMES, via the coding sequence GTGCAGAAAAAAATATTCACAATTGATGAGAGTGTGAGATCTTTGATTCCTCATTTTGTAATTCATCAATACGCTGAATTGGAACTGATGGAAAAAAATCTGGAAAATGGCAACATGGAAGAAGTCAGCCGGTTAGGACATAGCTTAAAAGGAGCTGCCGCAAATTTTAATCTGGAGCCTCTTCGTAAACTTGGAGTGGCTATTCAGGATGTTGCTAAAATGGGAATGAACGATGCTCTTGCTCCGTTGCTTGCCAGATATCGTTTGTATCTTGAAGAACTGAAATCCATGGAGAGTTGA